From the genome of Chionomys nivalis chromosome 19, mChiNiv1.1, whole genome shotgun sequence, one region includes:
- the LOC130862037 gene encoding HLA class II histocompatibility antigen, DO beta chain isoform X1, which produces MGAGRAFWVVALLVSIMRLASFMSEGRDSPEDFVIQAKADCYFTNGTDKVRFVVRFIFNLEEYLHFDSDLGMFVALTELGEPDAEQWNKRWDLVEQSRASVNMVCRQNYKLGAPFTVGRNVPPEVTVSPERTPLPQQHNLLLCSVTGFYPGDINVRWFRNGQEQRSGVMSTGLVRNGDWTFQMTVTLEMTPELGDVYSCLVEHPSLQSPVSVEWVAQSEYSWRKILSGAAAFLTGLIVFLVGVVIHVKAHKASMETWSGDEVSRASPPHLQ; this is translated from the exons ATGGGTGCTGGGAGGGCCTTCTGGGTGGTGGCTCTCCTAGTGAGCATCATGAGGCTGGCTTCCTTCATGTCTGAAGGCAGAGACTCCCCAG AGGATTTTGTGATTCAGGCGAAGGCGGACTGTTACTTCACCAACGGGACGGACAAGGTGCGCTTCGTGGTCAGGTTCATCTTCAACCTGGAGGAGTATCTCCATTTCGACAGCGACCTGGGGATGTTTGTGGCGCTGACGGAGCTGGGGGAGCCTGATGCTGAGCAGTGGAACAAACGCTGGGACCTCGTGGAGCAGAGCAGAGCGTCTGTGAACATGGTTTGCAGGCAGAACTACAAGCTGGGGGCCCCCTTCACCGTGGGGAGGAATG TACCTCCGGAGGTGACAGTGAGCCCAGAGAGGACCCCGCTGCCGCAGCAACACAACCTGCTGCTCTGCTCTGTGACAGGCTTCTATCCCGGGGACATAAATGTTAGGTGGTTTCGGAACGGACAGGAGCAGAGGTCTGGGGTCATGTCCACTGGCCTTGTTAGGAACGGAGACTGGACCTTCCAGATGACAGTCACGCTGGAAATGACCCCGGAGCTTGGTGACGTCTACAGCTGCCTCGTGGAGCACCCCAGTCTCCAGAGCCCTGTTTCTGTGGAGTGGG TGGCTCAGTCTGAATATTCGTGGAGAAAGATACTGAGTGGAGCTGCCGCGTTCCTGACTGGGCTAATCGTCTTCCTGGTGGGGGTTGTTATCCACGTTAAGGCTCACAAAG CATCTATGGAGACCTGGTCAGGCGATGAG GTCTCAAGAGCTTCTCCACCTCATCTCCAGTAA
- the LOC130862037 gene encoding HLA class II histocompatibility antigen, DO beta chain isoform X2: MGAGRAFWVVALLVSIMRLASFMSEGRDSPEDFVIQAKADCYFTNGTDKVRFVVRFIFNLEEYLHFDSDLGMFVALTELGEPDAEQWNKRWDLVEQSRASVNMVCRQNYKLGAPFTVGRNGFYPGDINVRWFRNGQEQRSGVMSTGLVRNGDWTFQMTVTLEMTPELGDVYSCLVEHPSLQSPVSVEWVAQSEYSWRKILSGAAAFLTGLIVFLVGVVIHVKAHKASMETWSGDEVSRASPPHLQ, encoded by the exons ATGGGTGCTGGGAGGGCCTTCTGGGTGGTGGCTCTCCTAGTGAGCATCATGAGGCTGGCTTCCTTCATGTCTGAAGGCAGAGACTCCCCAG AGGATTTTGTGATTCAGGCGAAGGCGGACTGTTACTTCACCAACGGGACGGACAAGGTGCGCTTCGTGGTCAGGTTCATCTTCAACCTGGAGGAGTATCTCCATTTCGACAGCGACCTGGGGATGTTTGTGGCGCTGACGGAGCTGGGGGAGCCTGATGCTGAGCAGTGGAACAAACGCTGGGACCTCGTGGAGCAGAGCAGAGCGTCTGTGAACATGGTTTGCAGGCAGAACTACAAGCTGGGGGCCCCCTTCACCGTGGGGAGGAATG GCTTCTATCCCGGGGACATAAATGTTAGGTGGTTTCGGAACGGACAGGAGCAGAGGTCTGGGGTCATGTCCACTGGCCTTGTTAGGAACGGAGACTGGACCTTCCAGATGACAGTCACGCTGGAAATGACCCCGGAGCTTGGTGACGTCTACAGCTGCCTCGTGGAGCACCCCAGTCTCCAGAGCCCTGTTTCTGTGGAGTGGG TGGCTCAGTCTGAATATTCGTGGAGAAAGATACTGAGTGGAGCTGCCGCGTTCCTGACTGGGCTAATCGTCTTCCTGGTGGGGGTTGTTATCCACGTTAAGGCTCACAAAG CATCTATGGAGACCTGGTCAGGCGATGAG GTCTCAAGAGCTTCTCCACCTCATCTCCAGTAA